A window of Pusillimonas sp. T7-7 contains these coding sequences:
- a CDS encoding RadC family protein: MEHVNHNAALGYDNMNAGQTLYVRSPSGRYHAATDSHVLAAARIAAESLIGDRADMGNPNAVKRYFQAKLSGMGHEVAAVLYLNSQFKVIRYMEMSHGTLTQASVYPREIVKTALRLDAAAIIMSHNHPSGIPEPSEADLALTRHLKHALALVDVRLLDHIIVTGQNTTSLAERGQV; this comes from the coding sequence ATGGAACACGTTAACCACAATGCAGCTTTGGGCTATGACAACATGAACGCAGGGCAGACGTTGTACGTGCGTAGCCCGTCAGGCCGATATCATGCGGCGACCGATTCGCACGTACTGGCCGCCGCGCGGATCGCAGCCGAAAGCCTGATCGGTGATCGGGCTGACATGGGGAACCCGAACGCCGTCAAACGGTATTTTCAAGCCAAACTGTCGGGTATGGGGCACGAGGTCGCCGCCGTGCTGTATTTGAACAGTCAGTTTAAGGTGATCCGTTACATGGAAATGAGCCATGGAACGCTGACGCAGGCAAGCGTATACCCGCGCGAAATCGTTAAAACTGCGCTACGCCTGGATGCGGCGGCAATCATCATGTCGCATAACCACCCTAGCGGTATACCTGAACCCAGCGAAGCCGATCTGGCGCTGACTCGGCATTTAAAACATGCCTTGGCGTTGGTTGATGTTCGTTTGCTGGATCACATCATCGTGACAGGGCAGAACACGACTTCGTTAGCGGAACGAGGTCAGGTGTAG
- a CDS encoding LysR substrate-binding domain-containing protein encodes MLLREIEVFRTVMTSGTASKAAKLMGVSQPAISQALRRLEQHAGIVLFLRMRGRLQPTPAAQALLIEVDRCFVGLDVIEHRLRSLRQFTGGRLNVASLPALGVGFLPRVLRNMKLLAEQRTVSLQIMSSREVRERLLSGQCDLGLMADEVSTIGLEHSIFSRLDGVIAIPASHSLSCKPVIKPQDLNGQAFIALNPEDTSRRQLQSVLDKHSVVPSVVVETPYSVSVCELVQQGVGLGLVSPVTALDYAQRGIVLRPFSEQVVFTGILAFPAGTQLTAFMQTFISAMRTQLATDMSQLTALMS; translated from the coding sequence ATGTTGCTAAGAGAGATTGAGGTTTTTCGTACGGTCATGACTTCGGGTACGGCAAGCAAGGCGGCCAAGCTGATGGGCGTGTCGCAGCCTGCAATTAGTCAGGCATTGCGGCGGTTAGAGCAACATGCCGGAATTGTTCTCTTTCTCAGGATGCGGGGCAGGCTACAGCCCACGCCGGCGGCTCAGGCCTTGTTAATTGAGGTGGATCGATGCTTTGTTGGATTAGATGTGATTGAGCACCGTTTACGTAGCTTGCGTCAGTTCACTGGAGGCCGCCTAAATGTCGCCAGCTTGCCTGCTTTGGGCGTAGGTTTTCTACCGCGCGTCTTGCGTAATATGAAATTGCTGGCGGAGCAGCGTACGGTGTCCTTGCAAATCATGAGCTCCCGCGAGGTCCGCGAGCGACTCTTGTCGGGGCAGTGTGATCTAGGGCTTATGGCGGACGAAGTGTCGACCATTGGTTTGGAACACTCGATTTTCAGTCGCTTGGATGGGGTTATCGCCATACCCGCTTCTCATTCGCTGTCATGCAAACCGGTGATCAAGCCCCAGGATCTGAACGGCCAAGCCTTTATTGCACTCAATCCCGAGGACACTTCGCGTCGTCAGCTGCAGAGTGTGCTGGATAAACACTCTGTCGTGCCGTCCGTAGTGGTCGAAACTCCTTACTCGGTCAGCGTATGCGAACTTGTGCAGCAGGGCGTGGGCCTTGGCTTGGTAAGTCCGGTGACGGCTTTGGATTACGCTCAGCGTGGCATTGTGCTCCGCCCCTTTTCCGAACAGGTGGTATTCACCGGCATTCTAGCCTTTCCAGCGGGAACGCAACTCACAGCGTTCATGCAGACGTTCATCTCTGCAATGCGTACGCAGCTTGCAACGGATATGAGCCAACTGACTGCACTGATGTCTTGA
- a CDS encoding PLP-dependent aspartate aminotransferase family protein, with translation MEVISYSYKTILRFMKNATAAHLAVQRKYLTGFSSLSPAVWRASTITFSSLDEFVARKSRLPDGYTYGTTGTPTHRELEARIAALDKASHCVVLPSGQAAISLVMLTMLKAGDHLLITDSAYGPAHDFATHLTHMGVEVERYDPCIGSGIADLIRSNTQLIWLESPGTVTMEVQDVPAIVSQARSHGIRTAIDNSWASSLYFSPLSLGVDLCIQACSKHMGGHSDLLMGSVSTNDIALHTALRALQATMGQAVSAEDCFLVQRGLDTMTLRLEAQSVKALRLAEHLQRHPMVREVLHPALSTFKTHSLWQDQFSGSGSLFSLVLQDAPLDAFRAMFGSFRHIAIGASYGGLHSLAAFYHAQQQTSRLFPSIQAPIIRLAIGLEDYSVLATELNQSLETFESVCIDSAKSGAK, from the coding sequence ATGGAAGTTATTTCTTATAGCTATAAAACTATACTTCGATTTATGAAAAACGCTACAGCCGCTCATCTAGCCGTTCAACGCAAATATCTCACTGGCTTCTCAAGCCTGTCGCCCGCTGTCTGGAGGGCGTCAACGATTACCTTCTCAAGCCTGGATGAATTCGTGGCTCGTAAATCGCGATTACCGGATGGCTATACCTATGGAACTACCGGCACGCCGACCCACCGTGAGCTGGAGGCGCGCATCGCTGCATTGGACAAGGCAAGCCATTGCGTGGTGCTGCCTTCAGGACAGGCTGCGATAAGCCTTGTCATGCTCACCATGTTGAAAGCCGGGGATCATCTTCTTATTACGGATTCCGCCTACGGCCCAGCACACGATTTCGCGACGCACCTTACACACATGGGCGTGGAGGTGGAGCGCTACGATCCGTGTATAGGGTCGGGGATCGCAGACCTCATCCGATCTAATACCCAGCTGATATGGTTGGAGTCACCGGGTACTGTCACGATGGAGGTGCAGGACGTGCCCGCCATTGTTTCACAGGCTCGCTCGCACGGAATCAGGACCGCAATCGACAACAGTTGGGCTAGTTCTTTGTATTTTTCGCCGCTATCGCTTGGCGTGGATCTGTGTATCCAGGCCTGCTCCAAGCACATGGGTGGTCACTCCGACTTGCTTATGGGTTCCGTTAGCACAAACGATATTGCACTACACACCGCACTACGTGCTTTGCAGGCGACCATGGGGCAAGCGGTTAGCGCTGAAGATTGCTTTCTTGTCCAACGCGGGCTAGATACCATGACTTTGCGGCTTGAGGCCCAATCCGTCAAGGCATTACGTCTTGCAGAGCATTTGCAGCGGCATCCCATGGTTCGAGAAGTGCTCCATCCCGCACTAAGTACCTTCAAAACACATAGCTTGTGGCAAGATCAGTTTAGCGGTAGCGGCAGCCTTTTTTCCTTAGTGCTACAGGATGCGCCTCTGGACGCTTTCCGCGCCATGTTCGGCTCGTTTCGTCACATTGCCATTGGCGCAAGCTACGGCGGGCTTCACAGCCTCGCAGCCTTTTATCACGCACAACAGCAGACCAGCCGCCTCTTTCCCAGTATCCAGGCACCTATTATTCGTCTTGCCATTGGCCTGGAAGACTACAGCGTCCTTGCTACCGAGCTAAACCAATCGCTGGAAACGTTCGAATCGGTTTGTATCGATAGCGCAAAGAGCGGCGCTAAATAG
- a CDS encoding DUF3560 domain-containing protein, which translates to MNHYEAKQADRKARLQAQAMQAKAQAKTTYDRARQMGEAIPFGQPILVGHYSEGRDRNYRQRIHNTYGKAFDLEKRADHYAQEAAAVGYGGISSDDPDAIKKLMHQVEQLTANQERMKKSNQVIRKYKDNPEGQHNALLVLGYSKDSAQKLLTPDFAGRVGFPSYALTNNNANIRRIQQRIKQLQANQERETVSVLGAGYEYAEDVEENRAMFIFEVKPAKATRDMLKRHGFRWSPTRGAWVRQLNNAAVWQAKAAMRILDEQADQ; encoded by the coding sequence ATGAACCACTACGAAGCAAAGCAGGCAGATCGTAAAGCCAGACTGCAAGCCCAGGCGATGCAGGCCAAGGCGCAGGCCAAAACAACATACGACAGGGCGCGACAGATGGGTGAAGCGATTCCGTTCGGTCAGCCGATTCTGGTTGGTCACTACAGCGAAGGGCGAGATCGTAACTACAGGCAGCGGATTCATAACACATATGGCAAAGCCTTTGATTTGGAAAAAAGGGCTGACCACTATGCACAGGAGGCAGCAGCCGTAGGCTATGGCGGCATATCGAGCGATGACCCGGACGCCATAAAGAAGCTCATGCACCAAGTGGAACAACTGACAGCGAACCAGGAGCGGATGAAGAAAAGTAATCAGGTGATCCGTAAATACAAGGACAACCCAGAGGGCCAGCATAACGCTTTGCTTGTGCTTGGATATTCGAAAGATAGCGCCCAGAAACTGCTTACGCCGGACTTTGCCGGGCGTGTCGGCTTCCCGTCTTATGCCTTGACTAACAACAACGCGAACATTCGCCGTATCCAGCAGCGGATCAAACAACTACAAGCCAATCAGGAACGCGAGACGGTTAGCGTGCTAGGTGCGGGGTATGAGTATGCCGAAGACGTAGAAGAAAACCGCGCCATGTTCATTTTCGAGGTGAAACCCGCGAAAGCCACTCGCGACATGCTTAAGCGCCATGGATTCCGATGGAGTCCGACCCGTGGCGCTTGGGTTCGCCAATTGAATAACGCCGCCGTTTGGCAGGCTAAAGCGGCCATGCGGATTCTGGACGAGCAGGCCGACCAATAA
- a CDS encoding amino acid ABC transporter permease, translated as MQYSWDFLIYFKPSLTGEGYYWELILQGLSRTVFLSLLSWVLALSLGTALGIARTLPVRWLSLPAAVFVHCFRNTPLLVQVFLWFYVVPELLPSEWGTAIKRMDPTLGQFLTVLIALSLYTAAKAAEVIRSGIQAVSIGQKQAASALGLTEPGSYRHVILPQAFRIIMPPLTSDFLNVFKNSSVALTIGFMELTGQTRQIGDFSSQPFEAYIAATVIYTLVTLSVIWFMRRIEKATRIPGYWGA; from the coding sequence ATGCAGTACTCATGGGATTTTTTGATCTATTTCAAGCCTTCACTTACCGGTGAAGGATATTACTGGGAATTGATCTTACAGGGGCTGAGCCGCACTGTCTTTTTGTCGCTGCTCTCATGGGTGCTGGCATTAAGTCTGGGTACTGCTTTGGGTATTGCACGCACACTACCTGTTCGCTGGCTGAGCTTGCCTGCGGCAGTATTCGTGCATTGCTTTCGCAACACCCCTCTACTGGTCCAAGTGTTCCTTTGGTTCTACGTTGTCCCGGAATTGCTACCGAGCGAATGGGGCACCGCGATCAAACGGATGGATCCCACATTAGGGCAGTTCCTGACCGTTCTTATCGCCCTCTCGTTATACACGGCAGCCAAAGCAGCGGAAGTCATCCGCTCAGGAATACAAGCGGTAAGCATCGGCCAGAAGCAAGCAGCTTCAGCTCTTGGGCTTACAGAGCCTGGTTCGTATCGTCATGTCATCCTGCCTCAGGCATTTCGCATCATTATGCCGCCCCTTACCTCTGACTTCCTGAATGTGTTCAAAAACTCCTCAGTCGCGCTGACTATAGGTTTCATGGAGCTCACTGGTCAAACACGCCAGATCGGGGATTTCAGCTCCCAGCCGTTTGAAGCATACATTGCCGCAACCGTCATATATACACTCGTCACCCTTTCAGTCATCTGGTTTATGCGACGTATCGAGAAGGCCACGCGTATTCCTGGCTATTGGGGAGCCTAA
- a CDS encoding amino acid ABC transporter permease, which produces MDYSFDWGTLVRGWPFILDGMATTALLVSVGMMLGIALGVVLALARLFGPRWVSLAAAFYVNLFRAIPLILTIFWFFFLVPFVLRAVTGNPYAGVGPIYAALSAFVLAEAAYYCEIVRAGINSVRKGQMQAAIALGLTRWQALRHVVLPQAFHNMTPSLINQTIALLKDTSLVYVISLNDFLGAATKVAHRDGTLVEMYLFVAVTYLALCSFGVWLVNILKKKQAAS; this is translated from the coding sequence ATGGACTATTCTTTCGATTGGGGGACGCTCGTAAGAGGATGGCCGTTCATACTCGACGGCATGGCAACGACTGCCCTTCTCGTAAGCGTGGGTATGATGCTCGGCATCGCGCTAGGGGTCGTTTTGGCACTCGCCCGCTTGTTCGGCCCACGGTGGGTCTCTCTGGCGGCAGCGTTCTATGTCAATCTATTTCGTGCGATTCCGCTTATCCTCACCATTTTTTGGTTCTTCTTTCTGGTGCCGTTTGTTTTACGGGCAGTCACAGGAAATCCCTATGCTGGCGTCGGACCAATCTACGCAGCGCTGTCTGCATTCGTTTTAGCCGAAGCAGCCTATTATTGCGAAATTGTTCGTGCCGGCATCAACAGTGTGCGCAAAGGGCAGATGCAGGCCGCAATAGCCTTGGGGCTGACTCGTTGGCAAGCACTCCGGCATGTCGTTCTGCCGCAGGCATTCCACAATATGACGCCTTCGCTGATCAACCAGACTATTGCTCTACTCAAAGACACTTCACTTGTATATGTAATCAGCCTGAATGATTTTCTCGGCGCCGCTACCAAAGTTGCCCATCGTGATGGCACGTTGGTAGAGATGTACTTATTTGTCGCTGTTACCTATTTAGCCCTCTGCTCATTTGGCGTTTGGCTGGTCAATATATTGAAGAAGAAACAGGCGGCTTCGTAG
- a CDS encoding transporter substrate-binding domain-containing protein: MKRLWIFISAATIALSAAAPIQAQDRATTLKKVEQTGTFTVGTRAASIPFNYLDDNNQQSGFAWEITQRVADKVKETVARDDIQVRPMEVTPQTRIPLVANQTVDLECSSTTHNRERENQVSFSTSFFIVGTRMLTLANSPIKNWEDLAGKNVVVSAGTTAERLLRKVNDEKKLRVNIILSKDIDNTFMTVDTGRADAAMMDDMVLYSLIARSPDPKKWKVVGEVLQPEAYGCMLRKDDTEFKELVDNVITGMMNSGEMAKLYGKYFTSPIKVRGGFNINAPMSPVIQDLFANPNDKVL; the protein is encoded by the coding sequence ATGAAACGCCTATGGATCTTTATTTCCGCGGCAACCATTGCATTATCAGCGGCTGCCCCCATCCAGGCCCAGGACAGGGCCACGACACTGAAAAAAGTTGAACAGACGGGAACGTTTACAGTAGGTACGCGCGCTGCATCAATCCCTTTCAACTACCTGGATGATAACAACCAACAAAGCGGATTTGCTTGGGAAATCACACAGCGTGTGGCCGACAAAGTGAAAGAAACCGTGGCGCGCGATGACATTCAAGTACGTCCAATGGAAGTCACGCCTCAAACGCGTATTCCACTTGTGGCCAATCAAACAGTGGATCTGGAGTGCAGCTCTACTACACACAATCGGGAGCGTGAGAACCAAGTAAGTTTCTCAACTTCTTTCTTCATCGTAGGCACCCGCATGCTGACGCTGGCCAACTCACCCATCAAGAACTGGGAAGACTTGGCGGGTAAAAACGTCGTCGTCAGCGCAGGAACAACCGCAGAGCGCTTGCTGCGTAAAGTAAATGACGAAAAAAAATTGCGGGTGAACATCATACTTAGTAAAGATATCGACAACACCTTTATGACTGTGGATACGGGCAGGGCCGATGCAGCCATGATGGACGACATGGTTCTGTACAGTCTAATCGCTCGATCGCCCGACCCTAAAAAATGGAAAGTAGTCGGAGAGGTATTGCAACCTGAAGCCTACGGTTGCATGCTTCGTAAGGACGACACTGAGTTTAAAGAATTGGTCGATAACGTGATTACCGGCATGATGAATTCCGGTGAGATGGCTAAGCTTTATGGCAAATACTTCACTAGCCCGATTAAAGTGCGTGGTGGGTTCAACATTAACGCACCCATGTCGCCTGTAATACAGGACCTGTTCGCCAATCCGAACGACAAAGTGTTGTAA
- a CDS encoding DUF411 domain-containing protein — MKLWLVAAALTAASSFAQAAGTAITVYQDPNCGCCSGWVDHMRESGFDVTAIKTADMAAIKQKLGVPSALSSCHTGVIEATGQIIEGHVPANAVNKLLADSSVKGVSAPGMPLNAPGMGKLDGNLVTVDFTGKPFSRD, encoded by the coding sequence ATGAAGTTATGGCTAGTAGCGGCGGCGTTGACCGCCGCATCATCCTTTGCACAGGCTGCCGGCACCGCCATTACCGTATATCAGGACCCCAATTGCGGCTGCTGCTCCGGCTGGGTTGATCATATGCGGGAATCCGGCTTTGATGTCACGGCTATCAAGACGGCCGACATGGCCGCGATCAAGCAGAAGCTCGGCGTACCATCAGCACTTAGCTCATGTCACACGGGGGTGATCGAGGCCACCGGCCAAATCATAGAGGGGCACGTACCGGCCAACGCGGTCAACAAGTTGCTCGCTGACTCGTCGGTAAAAGGTGTATCGGCACCCGGCATGCCGTTAAACGCGCCGGGTATGGGAAAGCTTGACGGCAATTTGGTTACTGTTGACTTTACCGGCAAGCCTTTTTCCAGGGATTAA
- a CDS encoding heavy metal translocating P-type ATPase has protein sequence MKQPSSFQLTDPVCGMQVTKDSPHHVERQGKSFFFCSAKCLETFKRDPEKFLAPKNVNEPAFDQAAAGTIYTCPMHPEIRQDHPGSCPKCGMALEPLMPSLDDDNPELKDFTRRFWWTLPFTIIVTVLAMFGHQLGWFSMTAQTWIELVLSIPVVLWAGQPFFVRGWQSVINRSPNMWTLIGLGTAAAFIYSVVATVTPGVFPETFMSMGRIAVYFEAAVVIISLTLFGQMLELRARSQTSAAIKSLLGLAPKTARRINTDGSEEDVPLTHVHEGDRLRVRPGEKVPVDGLVEDGASSLDESMLTGEPLPVSKRPGDKVIGATMNTSGSLVIRAEKVGSATVLSQIVQLVAQAQRSRAPMQRMADQVAGYFVMSVVVIAIVTLFVWGIFGPQPSWVYGLINAVAVLIIACPCALGLATPMSIMVATGRGATQGVLFRDAAAIENFRKVDTLIVDKTGTLTEGRPAFEQAIPAGDTEADEVLRLAASLDQGSEHPLADAIVKAARERGLNLSAVNDFESGSGIGVRGQVEGKRLALGNTALMDQENVDVSIMTSSAESLRAKGASVMYLATDGQLMGLLAVSDPIKKSTPEAVKDLKAAGIRVIMATGDGVSTAKAVAEQLGIDEVHGEVKPADKLDLVSKLQAEGRIVAMAGDGINDAPALAKANVGIAMGTGTDVAMNSAQVTLVKGDLRGISIARHLSDATITNMKQNLGFAFVYNALGVPLAAGVLYPFVGLLLSPMFAALAMSLSSASVVFNALRLRKSV, from the coding sequence ATGAAGCAGCCCTCAAGCTTCCAACTCACCGATCCCGTGTGCGGTATGCAGGTAACAAAAGACTCACCACATCACGTTGAGCGTCAAGGGAAGTCATTCTTTTTTTGCAGCGCAAAGTGCTTGGAAACGTTCAAACGCGATCCTGAGAAGTTCCTTGCGCCAAAGAATGTAAACGAACCAGCTTTCGATCAAGCAGCTGCAGGCACCATCTATACCTGTCCAATGCACCCTGAGATTCGACAGGATCATCCAGGAAGCTGCCCGAAGTGCGGCATGGCGCTTGAGCCGCTGATGCCCAGTCTCGACGATGACAATCCAGAATTGAAGGATTTCACGCGCCGATTCTGGTGGACCTTGCCATTCACCATTATTGTCACCGTGTTGGCCATGTTCGGCCACCAATTGGGCTGGTTCAGCATGACCGCCCAAACCTGGATTGAACTGGTGCTATCGATACCAGTGGTGCTGTGGGCGGGGCAGCCGTTCTTCGTGCGCGGGTGGCAGTCGGTGATCAATCGCAGCCCCAATATGTGGACACTTATTGGTCTGGGTACAGCGGCTGCATTCATCTATAGCGTTGTCGCGACAGTCACCCCAGGAGTTTTTCCCGAAACGTTCATGTCCATGGGCCGTATCGCCGTTTACTTTGAAGCGGCGGTGGTTATTATCTCGTTGACGCTGTTTGGCCAGATGCTCGAGCTTCGAGCACGTTCGCAGACGTCAGCTGCCATCAAATCACTGTTGGGGCTCGCACCTAAAACAGCCCGCCGTATCAACACGGATGGATCAGAAGAAGATGTGCCGCTGACGCATGTCCATGAAGGCGATCGCTTGCGTGTACGCCCTGGGGAGAAAGTTCCCGTAGATGGTCTGGTGGAAGACGGTGCCAGTTCTCTGGACGAATCCATGCTCACGGGCGAACCACTGCCAGTAAGCAAGCGCCCTGGCGACAAAGTGATCGGCGCGACGATGAACACGTCCGGCTCGCTAGTAATTAGAGCTGAAAAGGTCGGCTCGGCCACGGTACTCTCGCAGATCGTCCAACTCGTCGCCCAAGCGCAGCGTTCTCGCGCACCCATGCAACGCATGGCGGATCAGGTCGCGGGTTATTTTGTGATGTCGGTCGTGGTCATTGCTATCGTCACCTTATTCGTTTGGGGCATCTTTGGCCCTCAACCGAGCTGGGTGTACGGCTTGATCAACGCTGTGGCCGTGCTGATCATAGCCTGCCCATGTGCCCTGGGCTTGGCCACGCCCATGTCCATCATGGTGGCCACCGGTCGTGGCGCCACCCAGGGGGTGCTTTTTCGCGATGCAGCAGCCATCGAAAACTTTCGCAAGGTCGATACCCTCATTGTTGATAAGACCGGCACATTAACCGAAGGCCGGCCCGCGTTCGAGCAGGCCATTCCCGCAGGTGACACGGAGGCCGACGAGGTGCTTCGTTTGGCGGCAAGCCTTGATCAGGGCAGCGAACACCCCTTGGCCGATGCTATTGTCAAAGCAGCGCGGGAGCGCGGTTTAAACCTAAGCGCTGTAAACGACTTCGAATCAGGTAGCGGTATCGGGGTACGTGGCCAGGTCGAGGGCAAACGCCTTGCTTTGGGCAATACTGCCTTGATGGATCAAGAAAACGTTGATGTCTCGATCATGACCAGTAGCGCTGAATCGTTGCGCGCCAAGGGTGCGAGTGTCATGTACCTAGCAACAGACGGTCAATTAATGGGCTTGCTGGCTGTCTCTGATCCAATCAAGAAAAGCACACCGGAAGCCGTAAAGGATCTCAAGGCGGCTGGCATCCGCGTCATCATGGCAACGGGCGACGGCGTTTCAACGGCTAAAGCCGTGGCGGAACAACTAGGCATTGACGAGGTTCACGGTGAAGTGAAGCCGGCCGACAAGCTGGATTTGGTCAGCAAACTTCAAGCCGAAGGCCGAATTGTCGCGATGGCCGGCGACGGCATTAATGACGCCCCTGCCCTGGCCAAGGCGAATGTGGGCATTGCGATGGGCACCGGAACCGACGTGGCGATGAACAGCGCACAGGTCACCCTGGTCAAAGGGGACTTGCGCGGGATCTCGATTGCACGCCACCTGTCGGACGCAACAATCACCAATATGAAGCAGAACCTGGGCTTCGCATTCGTTTATAACGCGCTTGGCGTACCACTGGCTGCCGGGGTCTTGTACCCATTTGTGGGCCTGCTGCTTTCACCCATGTTCGCTGCACTGGCGATGAGCCTGAGTTCAGCATCGGTCGTGTTCAATGCCCTTAGACTGCGCAAGTCGGTATGA
- a CDS encoding plastocyanin/azurin family copper-binding protein, whose product MKKTLSILALSVLPTLALAAGNHGGGHGAPAHGMPGHDMSTMSNAPSPTGQPGDPAKVTRTIELTMDDTMRFTPGDIQVRAGETVRFFIKNTGKIPHEMVIGSMADLKAHAAEMQKMPGMQHSEPNMITLGPGKIGGLVWQFDQAGTVDFACLIPGHMEAGMVGKVKVS is encoded by the coding sequence ATGAAGAAGACCCTTTCTATTCTGGCTTTGAGCGTACTGCCGACCCTCGCATTGGCTGCCGGCAACCATGGCGGGGGGCATGGCGCACCGGCGCATGGCATGCCCGGTCACGATATGTCTACCATGTCGAATGCACCTTCGCCAACTGGCCAGCCTGGCGATCCGGCTAAAGTTACGCGCACGATTGAGCTGACGATGGACGACACCATGCGGTTTACGCCTGGTGACATCCAGGTCCGCGCTGGCGAGACAGTTCGTTTCTTTATCAAGAATACGGGGAAAATCCCTCATGAAATGGTGATCGGCTCAATGGCCGATTTGAAGGCCCATGCGGCCGAGATGCAGAAGATGCCGGGGATGCAGCATTCGGAACCGAATATGATTACATTGGGCCCGGGTAAGATCGGCGGCTTGGTGTGGCAGTTCGACCAGGCGGGCACTGTCGATTTCGCTTGCCTGATTCCGGGCCACATGGAAGCTGGAATGGTCGGCAAGGTAAAAGTCAGCTGA
- a CDS encoding cytochrome c, with product MTRRKLVFGVVGVVIIGAAAVLYSTILPSGPAFIDPADQSLVMQGKAIYANNCAACHGEALQGQPNWRERMSNGRLPAPPHDKSGHTWHHPDAMLVDMVKNGLVPGKTAPRGYVSDMPAYRDILSDQEIIAALAYIKSNWPPKVLEAQKEITLQRQN from the coding sequence ATGACACGGAGAAAATTGGTCTTTGGAGTGGTTGGCGTCGTCATAATCGGCGCCGCCGCAGTCCTTTACAGCACGATTCTGCCATCTGGCCCGGCATTCATTGACCCTGCGGACCAATCCCTTGTGATGCAGGGCAAGGCGATCTATGCGAACAATTGCGCAGCCTGCCATGGCGAGGCCCTGCAAGGCCAGCCGAACTGGCGTGAACGCATGTCCAATGGCAGGCTGCCTGCACCGCCGCATGACAAGAGCGGCCATACCTGGCACCATCCCGATGCGATGTTGGTCGATATGGTGAAAAACGGCCTGGTTCCAGGAAAGACCGCGCCTCGGGGTTATGTAAGCGACATGCCCGCGTATCGGGACATCCTCAGCGATCAAGAGATCATTGCCGCACTGGCTTATATCAAGAGCAACTGGCCGCCTAAGGTTCTGGAGGCACAAAAAGAAATCACTTTGCAGCGACAGAACTAA
- a CDS encoding amino acid ABC transporter ATP-binding protein codes for MIELNNVSKWYGEFKVLDQCSTSVATGEVVVVCGPSGSGKSTLIKTINALEPLQQGEIYIDGKVVHGPSTNLPALRARVGMVFQHFELFPHISVMQNLTLAQERVLGRSTEEAKVRGVALLDRVGLGNHADKFPGQLSGGQQQRVAIARALAMDPIVMLFDEPTSALDPEMVGEVLDVMVGLAREGMTMICVSHEMGFAKEVSDRVIFMDQGRIVEDCSTDHFFRQTQTLSARAQDFLSKILSH; via the coding sequence ATGATAGAGCTAAACAACGTCTCCAAATGGTATGGCGAATTCAAAGTACTGGATCAATGCAGTACCAGCGTGGCAACAGGTGAAGTCGTAGTGGTGTGCGGGCCGTCGGGTTCAGGGAAATCGACGCTGATCAAAACGATCAATGCGCTTGAGCCCCTTCAGCAAGGCGAAATATACATCGACGGTAAAGTCGTCCACGGCCCTTCAACCAATCTGCCGGCGTTACGGGCACGCGTCGGGATGGTGTTTCAGCACTTTGAGCTGTTTCCCCATATTTCGGTCATGCAAAACTTAACGCTAGCGCAAGAAAGAGTGTTGGGCAGAAGCACGGAAGAAGCAAAGGTAAGAGGTGTGGCTCTTTTAGACCGGGTCGGTTTGGGGAACCACGCCGATAAGTTTCCAGGGCAGCTATCGGGCGGGCAACAACAGCGCGTAGCTATTGCCCGGGCGCTGGCCATGGACCCTATCGTTATGTTGTTCGACGAGCCGACCTCCGCATTGGATCCGGAGATGGTCGGCGAGGTTCTCGACGTCATGGTTGGACTGGCTCGGGAAGGCATGACCATGATCTGTGTCAGTCACGAAATGGGCTTTGCGAAAGAAGTCAGCGACCGCGTTATTTTCATGGATCAAGGCCGCATTGTGGAGGATTGCTCCACAGACCATTTTTTTAGGCAAACGCAGACGCTTTCGGCACGTGCTCAGGATTTTCTTTCGAAGATTTTGTCTCATTAA